A single region of the Ctenopharyngodon idella isolate HZGC_01 chromosome 21, HZGC01, whole genome shotgun sequence genome encodes:
- the LOC127503264 gene encoding DNA polymerase theta-like has product MLQGDDFSHGNCNVNIIKEDKQDSHDDSASNMKVVNQSSFLENENHVSKNQNKNPVKGLSPIENGPSTEGKPKYNISLTDSQLENILNYSNQVAEKESYVNKPAEQRENHESSDHITDNSFNRSSSFLFDSLYDNSILDAMEEAATDRENKEEQVIETHANSNGSSPELIPERRDVVSTEDQEAIQWGESSFNLSEWGDSLLIGEQYLDKINSVIKACDGPRLGAEKPSYTDDIVSELHVSQNNETHPKVSSERRQLNSSSFHISPGMQDIFDKWSDQFSTLSEPPGQTNSNVVEPNAAAVLVEEAVSVITNHGIEQGGPRSVSTEDFVVVQAKPVTPNDLVPPTPVSEPVTPRVKMTTSAVQSPLNVTKNRSELHPNSKSSTQKDYQSCLRRNSASELDTSLADEGFTRLSQCPSFPASNSCSPETLSIIDVASDKRLFQTFVKEWKTKGKFSIAVACEKIESSSMTPETVIGGKFKKSTTPMRNKRKDGFLLKGYEDLVVIGMSVCWGAKDAYFVSLQQELSDTDISASLAPPPKKKKNTPLFLKIG; this is encoded by the exons ATGCTTCAAGGGGATGATTTTTCACATGGCAATtgtaatgtaaacattatcAAAGAAGATAAACAGGACAGTCATGATGATTCAGCAAGTAACATGAAAGTTGTTAATCAGTCATCTTTCCTGGAAAATGAGAATCATGTGTctaaaaaccaaaacaaaaacccaGTCAAAGGTTTATCACCTATTGAGAATGGCCCATCCACTGAAGGAAAACCTAAATATAACATCTCACTTACTGACAGCCAGTTGgagaatattttaaattacagtaaccAAGTTGCTGAAAAAGAATCGTATGTAAATAAACCTGCTGAGCAAAGGGAAAATCATGAGTCCTCTGATCATATTACTGACAATAGCTTCAACCGGAGCAGCAGCTTTCTGTTTGACAGTCTCTATGACAACTCCATCTTGGATGCCATGGAGGAAGCAGCAACTGATCGAGAGAACAAAGAAGAGCAGGTGATTGAAACACATGCTAATTCAAATGGCTCTTCTCCAGAACTCATTCCAGAGAGGAGAGATGTTGTGTCAACAGAGGATCAGGAAGCCATCCAATGGGGCGAATCATCTTTCAACCTTTCAGAATGGGGAGATTCGCTACTTATTGGAGAGCAGTATCttgataaaataaacagtgttatCAAGGCTTGTGATGGCCCAAGATTGGGTGCAGAGAAGCCCAGCTATACAGATGACATTGTGTCTGAACTACATGTATCACAAAACAATGAGACTCATCCAAAAGTTTCATCTGAAAGACGTCAATTAAACAGTTCATCATTTCACATCAGCCCAGGAATgcaagacatttttgataaatggtCTGATCAGTTTTCAACTTTATCTGAGCCTCCAGGGcagacaaattcaaatgtgGTGGAACCAAATGCAGCTGCTGTTCTTGTAGAAGAAGCTGTTTCTGTAATAACAAACCATGGAATTGAGCAGGGAGGTCCAAGAAGCGTAAGTACTGAAGATTTTGTGGTAGTCCAGGCCAAACCAGTGACTCCCAATGACCTTGTTCCTCCCACACCAGTTTCTGAACCAGTAACACCACGGGTCAAAATGACCACCTCAGCTGTACAATCACCTCTTAACGTCACCAAGAACAGGTCTGAACTGCATCCAAATTCTAAATCCAGTACCCAGAAAGATTATCAATCTTGTTTGAGGAGAAACTCAGCATCAGAGTTAGACACATCACTGGCTGATGAGGGCTTTACAAGACTTTCTCAGTGTCCATCATTTCCTGCTTCTAACTCCTGCAGTCCAGAAACATTATCCATAATCGATGTGGCAAGCGATAAAAGGCTTTTCCAAACATTTGTAAAGGAGTGGAAAACAAAGGGCAAATTTTCTATTGCTGTTGCCTGTGAGAAGATAGAGAGCAGCTCAATGACACCTGAGACAGTTATAGGtggaaaattcaaaaaat CTACTACCCCAATGAGGAACAAAAGAAAAGATGGCTTCCTCCTGAAGGGATATGAGGATCTTGTTGTCATTGGCATGTCTGTATGCTGGGGCGCAAAAGATGCTTATTTTGTATCTCTACAACAGGAGCTGTCAGACACAG ATATAAGTGCCAGTTTAGCTccaccaccaaaaaaaaaaaaaaacactccactttttttgaaaataggctaa
- the LOC127503254 gene encoding DNA polymerase theta-like isoform X6: MVGRAGRKGVDTIGESVLVCKEAERAKGTSLIQGSLKPISSCLVKREGEGVTTSMLRAILEIIVGGVASSPQDVRMYASCTLLAASMATEQPHQEGDESEAQNKGAIEACIEWLMDNEFIHIQKERDVERYCPTHLGSATLSSSLSPPEALGIFADLQRAMKGFVLENDLHILYQITPVYVDWTTIDWYQFFCLWEQLPSAMKRVAEMVGIQEGFLARSVSGKLIAKTEKQRRQMAIHKRFFTTLVLLDLVSEEPLGAVAKKYGCSRGQLQSLQQSASTYAGMVTVFCNRLGWHNLELLLSQFQSRLSFGVQRELCDLVRISLLNAQRARTLYSSGFVTVAELARADVIEVEKALRKAIPFKSSRQAVDESEVEAQERKNMRCIWVSGKKALTEREAALQIVAEARLLLQQDLALLGVEWNPASLSTNIQPDSHSPEESSNTKPLQSTSRVPEHEEGENVIANVAGQKLVDKSADVSSHPPLRPLEFTTSSEKTMDIDSGVSSAKCQPAKNCEQQSSVLDKVLKSINAKDKGCHNNQTAESSECSSESLQRNSRHNSCLKSTCISSSDQHCVSPVSKRRRMNVTDAEAGPTVFGAKPATQTRKRP, encoded by the exons GTGAGAGTGTGTTGGTCTGTAAAGAGGCTGAACGTGCAAAGGGGACGAGTCTCATCCAGGGCTCGCTCAAGCCTATCAGCAGCTGTCTAGTGAAGCGGGAGGGAGAGGGCGTCACTACCAGCATGCTCAGGGCCATCCTGGAG ATCATTGTTGGAGGAGTTGCCAGCTCACCACAGGATGTGCGGATGTATGCTTCCTGCACTCTGCTGGCAGCCAGTATGGCAACCGAACAACCACATCAGGAAGGAGATGAATCAGAAGCTCAAAACAAAGGGGCTATTGAGGCCTGCATAGAGTGGCTGATGGACAATGAGTTCATACATATACAGAAGGAAAGAGATG TGGAGAGGTACTGCCCCACGCATCTGGGATCTGCAACTCTGTCCTCATCTTTATCACCCCCAGAAGCCCTGGGGATTTTTGCAGATCTTCAGAGAGCAATGAAAGGATTTGTGTTGGAAAATGATCTCCATATCCTCTACCAG ATAACACCTGTGTACGTGGACTGGACGACAATAGACTGGTACCAGTTCTTCTGTTTGTGGGAGCAACTACCGTCTGCAATGAAGCGAGTGGCTGAGATGGTAGGCATTCAAGAAGGTTTCCTGGCCCGTTCCGTTAGTGGCAAATTAATTGCTAAAACAGAGAAGCAACGCAGACAGATGGCCATTCACAAACG TTTTTTCACAACATTAGTTCTGCTTGACCTGGTAAGCGAAGAACCACTTGGAGCTGTTGCAAAGAAGTATGGTTGTAGCCGAGGACAGCTTCAGTCACTTCAGCAGTCTGCCTCAACATATGCAG GTATGGTTACGGTCTTCTGTAATCGACTTGGATGGCACAACCTAGAGCTGCTTCTGTCCCAGTTCCAGAGTCGTCTGAGTTTTGGAGTCCAGAGGGAGTTGTGTGATCTGGTTCGTATTTCTTTGCTAAACGCCCAGAGAGCACGTACACTCTACAGCTCTGGGTTTGTCACTGTGGCAGAGTTGGCCAGAGCTGATGTTATAGAGGTGGAAAAGGCCCTTAGGAAAGCTATCCCTTTCAAAAG CTCCAGGCAGGCGGTGGATGAGAGCGAGGTGGAGGCTCAAGAACGCAAGAACATGCGCTGCATCTGGGTCAGTGGGAAAAAGGCCTTGACTGAAAGGGAGGCTGCTCTGCAGATCGTGGCTGAGGCCCGTCTGCTcctccagcaggatttggcgcTTCTTGGGGTGGAATGGAACCCAGCTTCCCTCTCAACAAATATCCAGCCAGATTCCCATTCACCTGAGGAATCATCCAACACAAAACCTCTACAGTCTACATCAAGGGTCCCAGAACATGAAGAGGGTGAAAATGTAATCGCGAATGTTGCCGGACAGAAGTTGGTGGATAAAAGTGCTGACGTTAGTTCCCATCCTCCTTTAAGGCCATTAGAGTTCACTACCAGTTCAGAAAAAACAATGGATATTGACTCAGGTGTGTCatctgccaagtgtcagccTGCTAAGAATTGTGAACAGCAATCAAGTGTACTGGATAAAGTTCTCAAATCAATAAATGCCAAAGATAAGGGCTGTCACAATAACCAGACAGCTGAGTCATCGGAATGCTCTTCAGAATCACTTCAAAGGAACTCCAGACATAACTCCTGTCTAAAAAGTACCTGCATCTCCAGCAGTGATCAACATTGTGTAAGTCCAGTTTCGAAACGCAGAAGAATGAATGTTACAGATGCTGAAGCAGGACCCACAGTCTTTGGAGCAAAACCGGCAACTCAAACTCGCAAAAGACCCTAA